One Coffea arabica cultivar ET-39 chromosome 5e, Coffea Arabica ET-39 HiFi, whole genome shotgun sequence DNA segment encodes these proteins:
- the LOC113688226 gene encoding thiosulfate/3-mercaptopyruvate sulfurtransferase 2-like isoform X3 translates to MASAVLARVLSSHRFLVQSTSSPLSRKTHLFTSFFSKRPFNSDPASSHWSYNKSTTLFCRMVSSVAASQVSFSNMSLHPTEPVVSVDWLHANLREPDMKVLDASWYMPDEQRNPLQEYQVAHIPGALFFDVDGISDRATNLPHMLPSEEAFAAAVSALGIENKDGLVVYDGKGIFSAARVWWMFRVFGHDRIWVLDGGLPRWRASGFDVESSASGDAILKASAASEAIEKVYQGQRVGPITFQTKFQPNLVWTLDQVRENIEEKTHQHIDARAKPRFDGVAPEPRKGIRSGHVPGSKCVPFPQMLDGSQSLLSADELKKKFEGGGISLDEPIITSCGTGVTACILALGLHRLGKTDVAVYDGSWTEWGANPDTPVSTSEEESA, encoded by the exons ATGGCATCAGCCGTTTTGGCCAGAGTTCTCTCTTCTCACCGCTTCCTTGTTCAATCTACTTCTTCTCCTCTTTCTCGGAAGACCCATCTCTTCACATCCTTCTTCAGC AAGAGACCATTCAATTCCGATCCTGCTTCTTCCCATTGGTCCTATAACAAGTCCACAACTCTGTTCTGTAGAATGGTTTCATCAGTGGCTGCGTCACAAGTTTCATTCTCTAATATGTCTCTGCATCCTACGGAACCTGTTGTTTCGGTTGATTGGCTCCATGCAAACCTTCGGGAGCCTGATATGAAG GTTCTGGATGCATCTTGGTATATGCCGGATGAGCAGAGGAATCCACTCCAGGAGTATCAG GTTGCACACATTCCTGGTGCACTTTTTTTCGACGTAGATGGCATATCAGATCGAGCTACAAAT TTGCCACATATGTTGCCATCAGAAGAAGCATTTGCTGCTGCTGTTTCTGCGCTTGGTATTGAAAATAAAGATGGGTTGGTCGTCTATGATGGTAAAGGAATTTTTAGTGCAGCTCGTGTTTGGTG GATGTTTCGAGTTTTTGGGCATGATAGAATATGGGTTCTAGATGGGGGACTACCAAGATGGCGTGCTTCAGGATTTGATGTTGAATCAAGTGCATCTGGAGATGCAATCTTGAAAGCTAGTGCTGCCAGTGAGGCAATAGAGAAAGTATATCAGGGGCAGAGG GTTGGGCCAATCACATTCCAAACCAAATTTCAGCCGAATCTTGTTTGGACACTTGACCAA GTTAGGGAGAATATTGAAGAGAAGACACATCAACATATAGATGCTCGCGCAAAGCCAAG GTTTGATGGTGTTGCACCAGAGCCTCGAAAGGGAATCAGAAGTGGTCATGTACCTGGAAGCAAGTGTGTTCCATTTCCTCAG ATGTTGGATGGCTCACAGTCACTCTTGTCTGCTGATGAgctgaagaaaaaatttgaaggaGGAG GCATCTCTTTGGACGAGCCGATCATAACTTCATGTGGCACTGGTGTAACTGCTTGTATTCTTGCACTG GGCCTTCATCGACTCGGGAAGACTGATGTTGCTGTATATGATGGATCGTGGACAGAGTGGGGAGCGAATCCGGATACGCCTGTCTCAACTTCTGAGGAGGAGTCtgcataa
- the LOC113688226 gene encoding thiosulfate/3-mercaptopyruvate sulfurtransferase 2-like isoform X1 has translation MASAVLARVLSSHRFLVQSTSSPLSRKTHLFTSFFSKRPFNSDPASSHWSYNKSTTLFCRMVSSVAASQVSFSNMSLHPTEPVVSVDWLHANLREPDMKVLDASWYMPDEQRNPLQEYQVAHIPGALFFDVDGISDRATNVRCSNLLVNYMCFSWMALASKLTIRVDVLCALSLNSCLPHMLPSEEAFAAAVSALGIENKDGLVVYDGKGIFSAARVWWMFRVFGHDRIWVLDGGLPRWRASGFDVESSASGDAILKASAASEAIEKVYQGQRVGPITFQTKFQPNLVWTLDQVRENIEEKTHQHIDARAKPRFDGVAPEPRKGIRSGHVPGSKCVPFPQMLDGSQSLLSADELKKKFEGGGISLDEPIITSCGTGVTACILALGLHRLGKTDVAVYDGSWTEWGANPDTPVSTSEEESA, from the exons ATGGCATCAGCCGTTTTGGCCAGAGTTCTCTCTTCTCACCGCTTCCTTGTTCAATCTACTTCTTCTCCTCTTTCTCGGAAGACCCATCTCTTCACATCCTTCTTCAGC AAGAGACCATTCAATTCCGATCCTGCTTCTTCCCATTGGTCCTATAACAAGTCCACAACTCTGTTCTGTAGAATGGTTTCATCAGTGGCTGCGTCACAAGTTTCATTCTCTAATATGTCTCTGCATCCTACGGAACCTGTTGTTTCGGTTGATTGGCTCCATGCAAACCTTCGGGAGCCTGATATGAAG GTTCTGGATGCATCTTGGTATATGCCGGATGAGCAGAGGAATCCACTCCAGGAGTATCAG GTTGCACACATTCCTGGTGCACTTTTTTTCGACGTAGATGGCATATCAGATCGAGCTACAAATGTAAGATGTTCAAATCTGCTTGTGAATTATATGTGCTTTTCGTGGATGGCTCTAGCTTCTAAGCTGACAATACGTGTTGATGTTCTGTGCGCATTATCTCTTAACTCTTGT TTGCCACATATGTTGCCATCAGAAGAAGCATTTGCTGCTGCTGTTTCTGCGCTTGGTATTGAAAATAAAGATGGGTTGGTCGTCTATGATGGTAAAGGAATTTTTAGTGCAGCTCGTGTTTGGTG GATGTTTCGAGTTTTTGGGCATGATAGAATATGGGTTCTAGATGGGGGACTACCAAGATGGCGTGCTTCAGGATTTGATGTTGAATCAAGTGCATCTGGAGATGCAATCTTGAAAGCTAGTGCTGCCAGTGAGGCAATAGAGAAAGTATATCAGGGGCAGAGG GTTGGGCCAATCACATTCCAAACCAAATTTCAGCCGAATCTTGTTTGGACACTTGACCAA GTTAGGGAGAATATTGAAGAGAAGACACATCAACATATAGATGCTCGCGCAAAGCCAAG GTTTGATGGTGTTGCACCAGAGCCTCGAAAGGGAATCAGAAGTGGTCATGTACCTGGAAGCAAGTGTGTTCCATTTCCTCAG ATGTTGGATGGCTCACAGTCACTCTTGTCTGCTGATGAgctgaagaaaaaatttgaaggaGGAG GCATCTCTTTGGACGAGCCGATCATAACTTCATGTGGCACTGGTGTAACTGCTTGTATTCTTGCACTG GGCCTTCATCGACTCGGGAAGACTGATGTTGCTGTATATGATGGATCGTGGACAGAGTGGGGAGCGAATCCGGATACGCCTGTCTCAACTTCTGAGGAGGAGTCtgcataa
- the LOC113688226 gene encoding thiosulfate/3-mercaptopyruvate sulfurtransferase 1, mitochondrial-like isoform X4: MASAVLARVLSSHRFLVQSTSSPLSRKTHLFTSFFSKRPFNSDPASSHWSYNKSTTLFCRMVSSVAASQVSFSNMSLHPTEPVVSVDWLHANLREPDMKVLDASWYMPDEQRNPLQEYQLPHMLPSEEAFAAAVSALGIENKDGLVVYDGKGIFSAARVWWMFRVFGHDRIWVLDGGLPRWRASGFDVESSASGDAILKASAASEAIEKVYQGQRVGPITFQTKFQPNLVWTLDQVRENIEEKTHQHIDARAKPRFDGVAPEPRKGIRSGHVPGSKCVPFPQMLDGSQSLLSADELKKKFEGGGISLDEPIITSCGTGVTACILALGLHRLGKTDVAVYDGSWTEWGANPDTPVSTSEEESA; this comes from the exons ATGGCATCAGCCGTTTTGGCCAGAGTTCTCTCTTCTCACCGCTTCCTTGTTCAATCTACTTCTTCTCCTCTTTCTCGGAAGACCCATCTCTTCACATCCTTCTTCAGC AAGAGACCATTCAATTCCGATCCTGCTTCTTCCCATTGGTCCTATAACAAGTCCACAACTCTGTTCTGTAGAATGGTTTCATCAGTGGCTGCGTCACAAGTTTCATTCTCTAATATGTCTCTGCATCCTACGGAACCTGTTGTTTCGGTTGATTGGCTCCATGCAAACCTTCGGGAGCCTGATATGAAG GTTCTGGATGCATCTTGGTATATGCCGGATGAGCAGAGGAATCCACTCCAGGAGTATCAG TTGCCACATATGTTGCCATCAGAAGAAGCATTTGCTGCTGCTGTTTCTGCGCTTGGTATTGAAAATAAAGATGGGTTGGTCGTCTATGATGGTAAAGGAATTTTTAGTGCAGCTCGTGTTTGGTG GATGTTTCGAGTTTTTGGGCATGATAGAATATGGGTTCTAGATGGGGGACTACCAAGATGGCGTGCTTCAGGATTTGATGTTGAATCAAGTGCATCTGGAGATGCAATCTTGAAAGCTAGTGCTGCCAGTGAGGCAATAGAGAAAGTATATCAGGGGCAGAGG GTTGGGCCAATCACATTCCAAACCAAATTTCAGCCGAATCTTGTTTGGACACTTGACCAA GTTAGGGAGAATATTGAAGAGAAGACACATCAACATATAGATGCTCGCGCAAAGCCAAG GTTTGATGGTGTTGCACCAGAGCCTCGAAAGGGAATCAGAAGTGGTCATGTACCTGGAAGCAAGTGTGTTCCATTTCCTCAG ATGTTGGATGGCTCACAGTCACTCTTGTCTGCTGATGAgctgaagaaaaaatttgaaggaGGAG GCATCTCTTTGGACGAGCCGATCATAACTTCATGTGGCACTGGTGTAACTGCTTGTATTCTTGCACTG GGCCTTCATCGACTCGGGAAGACTGATGTTGCTGTATATGATGGATCGTGGACAGAGTGGGGAGCGAATCCGGATACGCCTGTCTCAACTTCTGAGGAGGAGTCtgcataa
- the LOC113688226 gene encoding thiosulfate/3-mercaptopyruvate sulfurtransferase 1, mitochondrial-like isoform X2, with protein MASAVLARVLSSHRFLVQSTSSPLSRKTHLFTSFFSRPFNSDPASSHWSYNKSTTLFCRMVSSVAASQVSFSNMSLHPTEPVVSVDWLHANLREPDMKVLDASWYMPDEQRNPLQEYQVAHIPGALFFDVDGISDRATNVRCSNLLVNYMCFSWMALASKLTIRVDVLCALSLNSCLPHMLPSEEAFAAAVSALGIENKDGLVVYDGKGIFSAARVWWMFRVFGHDRIWVLDGGLPRWRASGFDVESSASGDAILKASAASEAIEKVYQGQRVGPITFQTKFQPNLVWTLDQVRENIEEKTHQHIDARAKPRFDGVAPEPRKGIRSGHVPGSKCVPFPQMLDGSQSLLSADELKKKFEGGGISLDEPIITSCGTGVTACILALGLHRLGKTDVAVYDGSWTEWGANPDTPVSTSEEESA; from the exons ATGGCATCAGCCGTTTTGGCCAGAGTTCTCTCTTCTCACCGCTTCCTTGTTCAATCTACTTCTTCTCCTCTTTCTCGGAAGACCCATCTCTTCACATCCTTCTTCAGC AGACCATTCAATTCCGATCCTGCTTCTTCCCATTGGTCCTATAACAAGTCCACAACTCTGTTCTGTAGAATGGTTTCATCAGTGGCTGCGTCACAAGTTTCATTCTCTAATATGTCTCTGCATCCTACGGAACCTGTTGTTTCGGTTGATTGGCTCCATGCAAACCTTCGGGAGCCTGATATGAAG GTTCTGGATGCATCTTGGTATATGCCGGATGAGCAGAGGAATCCACTCCAGGAGTATCAG GTTGCACACATTCCTGGTGCACTTTTTTTCGACGTAGATGGCATATCAGATCGAGCTACAAATGTAAGATGTTCAAATCTGCTTGTGAATTATATGTGCTTTTCGTGGATGGCTCTAGCTTCTAAGCTGACAATACGTGTTGATGTTCTGTGCGCATTATCTCTTAACTCTTGT TTGCCACATATGTTGCCATCAGAAGAAGCATTTGCTGCTGCTGTTTCTGCGCTTGGTATTGAAAATAAAGATGGGTTGGTCGTCTATGATGGTAAAGGAATTTTTAGTGCAGCTCGTGTTTGGTG GATGTTTCGAGTTTTTGGGCATGATAGAATATGGGTTCTAGATGGGGGACTACCAAGATGGCGTGCTTCAGGATTTGATGTTGAATCAAGTGCATCTGGAGATGCAATCTTGAAAGCTAGTGCTGCCAGTGAGGCAATAGAGAAAGTATATCAGGGGCAGAGG GTTGGGCCAATCACATTCCAAACCAAATTTCAGCCGAATCTTGTTTGGACACTTGACCAA GTTAGGGAGAATATTGAAGAGAAGACACATCAACATATAGATGCTCGCGCAAAGCCAAG GTTTGATGGTGTTGCACCAGAGCCTCGAAAGGGAATCAGAAGTGGTCATGTACCTGGAAGCAAGTGTGTTCCATTTCCTCAG ATGTTGGATGGCTCACAGTCACTCTTGTCTGCTGATGAgctgaagaaaaaatttgaaggaGGAG GCATCTCTTTGGACGAGCCGATCATAACTTCATGTGGCACTGGTGTAACTGCTTGTATTCTTGCACTG GGCCTTCATCGACTCGGGAAGACTGATGTTGCTGTATATGATGGATCGTGGACAGAGTGGGGAGCGAATCCGGATACGCCTGTCTCAACTTCTGAGGAGGAGTCtgcataa
- the LOC113688226 gene encoding thiosulfate/3-mercaptopyruvate sulfurtransferase 1, mitochondrial-like isoform X5: MVSSVAASQVSFSNMSLHPTEPVVSVDWLHANLREPDMKVLDASWYMPDEQRNPLQEYQVAHIPGALFFDVDGISDRATNVRCSNLLVNYMCFSWMALASKLTIRVDVLCALSLNSCLPHMLPSEEAFAAAVSALGIENKDGLVVYDGKGIFSAARVWWMFRVFGHDRIWVLDGGLPRWRASGFDVESSASGDAILKASAASEAIEKVYQGQRVGPITFQTKFQPNLVWTLDQVRENIEEKTHQHIDARAKPRFDGVAPEPRKGIRSGHVPGSKCVPFPQMLDGSQSLLSADELKKKFEGGGISLDEPIITSCGTGVTACILALGLHRLGKTDVAVYDGSWTEWGANPDTPVSTSEEESA, from the exons ATGGTTTCATCAGTGGCTGCGTCACAAGTTTCATTCTCTAATATGTCTCTGCATCCTACGGAACCTGTTGTTTCGGTTGATTGGCTCCATGCAAACCTTCGGGAGCCTGATATGAAG GTTCTGGATGCATCTTGGTATATGCCGGATGAGCAGAGGAATCCACTCCAGGAGTATCAG GTTGCACACATTCCTGGTGCACTTTTTTTCGACGTAGATGGCATATCAGATCGAGCTACAAATGTAAGATGTTCAAATCTGCTTGTGAATTATATGTGCTTTTCGTGGATGGCTCTAGCTTCTAAGCTGACAATACGTGTTGATGTTCTGTGCGCATTATCTCTTAACTCTTGT TTGCCACATATGTTGCCATCAGAAGAAGCATTTGCTGCTGCTGTTTCTGCGCTTGGTATTGAAAATAAAGATGGGTTGGTCGTCTATGATGGTAAAGGAATTTTTAGTGCAGCTCGTGTTTGGTG GATGTTTCGAGTTTTTGGGCATGATAGAATATGGGTTCTAGATGGGGGACTACCAAGATGGCGTGCTTCAGGATTTGATGTTGAATCAAGTGCATCTGGAGATGCAATCTTGAAAGCTAGTGCTGCCAGTGAGGCAATAGAGAAAGTATATCAGGGGCAGAGG GTTGGGCCAATCACATTCCAAACCAAATTTCAGCCGAATCTTGTTTGGACACTTGACCAA GTTAGGGAGAATATTGAAGAGAAGACACATCAACATATAGATGCTCGCGCAAAGCCAAG GTTTGATGGTGTTGCACCAGAGCCTCGAAAGGGAATCAGAAGTGGTCATGTACCTGGAAGCAAGTGTGTTCCATTTCCTCAG ATGTTGGATGGCTCACAGTCACTCTTGTCTGCTGATGAgctgaagaaaaaatttgaaggaGGAG GCATCTCTTTGGACGAGCCGATCATAACTTCATGTGGCACTGGTGTAACTGCTTGTATTCTTGCACTG GGCCTTCATCGACTCGGGAAGACTGATGTTGCTGTATATGATGGATCGTGGACAGAGTGGGGAGCGAATCCGGATACGCCTGTCTCAACTTCTGAGGAGGAGTCtgcataa
- the LOC113688223 gene encoding patellin-4-like: MAEAAKPEGIRAPDIDVSREPAGPSPDVKANEAAQEEAAKVGKEDGELRKQKQAQVEEEVDVNDRGEESTSPRTKEKVEENDQGEPSSSPKTEDNLDAKEKVDVSSPNAEEKQGDAVDVTGETSSSVATNKGDYLKSDESDLLSDLKENERKALEELRSIVEEAILANKLFQEKKREQKEEPDPNEEESKKCEPKEKQIESIENENHNDVYEGKSDRGKAKVEDEEEEVKCVGNDAGVSSLCIWGVPLMPSRGDKGTDVILLKFLKAREFKVNDAWEMLRSTLQYRKENNIDSILEEDFGCDYESMYSMSGVDRRGHPVCYNVYAVFGNDDLYNKTFGTQEGREKFLRWRLQLMERQIQKLDFRPEGVSSLLQINDLKDAPGPSRKDLRLALRQAVALLQENYPEFVATNIFINVPFWYYAFNALLSPFLTQRTKSKFVFARANRVTETLLKYIAGEEIPVNYGGLKRENDPDFSTDDGVSDVTVKAGSTETIEIPTPKAGSTLVWDLTVIGWEVNYKEEFVPSNESSYTIIVKKERRIGWQEGSVRNSFKSNEPGKVVITIENGQFRRKRVLYRYKIKDASLCSSSC; encoded by the exons ATGGCAGAGGCGGCAAAACCAGAAGGTATCAGGGCGCCCGATATTGATGTTTCTCGGGAACCAGCGGGACCATCTCCAGATGTCAAGGCCAATGAGGCTGCTCAAGAAGAAGCTGCCAAGGTCGGCAAAGAAGATGGAGAATTACGGAAACAGAAGCAAGCCCAAGTAGAGGAGGAGGTAGATGTGAATGATAGAGGTGAGGAATCGACATCACCCAGAACAAAGGAGAAGGTTGAAGAGAATGACCAAGGCGAGCCTTCTTCATCCCCTAAAACAGAAGATAATCTAGATGCAAAAGAGAAGGTTGATGTTTCATCACCCAATGCAGAGGAGAAACAGGGAGATGCAGTTGATGTAACAGGAGAGACCTCGTCATCCGTTGCAACCAATAAGGGGGATTATTTGAAAAGTGACGAAAGTGATCTACTTTCTGATTTAAAGGAGAATGAAAGGAAGGCATTGGAAGAACTTAGATCGATTGTTGAAGAGGCCATTTTGGCAAACAAACTGTTCCAGGAGAAGAAGCGGGAGCAGAAGGAAGAGCCTGATCCAAATGAGGAAGAATCCAAGAAATGCGagccaaaagaaaaacaaatagaGTCGATAGAAAACGAGAACCACAATGATGTTTATGAGGGAAAGTCAGACAGAGGAAAGGCTAAGGTAGAAGATGAAGAAGAGGAGGTTAAATGTGTTGGCAACGATGCAGGTGTTTCGTCCCTCTGCATCTGGGGTGTGCCTTTAATGCCAAGTAGAGGAGACAAGGGAACAGACGTTATACtgttgaagttcttgaaagccAGAGAGTTTAAGGTCAATGATGCCTGGGAAATGTTGAGAAGCACCCTTCAATATCGGAAGGAGAATAACATTGACTCGATTCTGGAAGAAGATTTTGGGTGTGATTATGAGTCAATGTACTCCATGAGTGGAGTGGACCGTAGAGGCCACCCGGTTTGTTACAATGTCTATGCAGTATTTGGGAATGATGATTTGTACAATAAGACTTTTGGAACACAAGAGGGCCGGGAGAAATTTTTAAGGTGGAGGCTGCAGTTGATGGAGAGGCAGATTCAGAAGCTCGATTTCAGGCCTGAGGGAGTTTCCTCATTGCTCCAAATCAACGATCTTAAGGATGCCCCTGGACCATCGAGGAAGGATCTCCGTCTTGCCCTCAGACAAGCTGTGGCCCTGCTTCAGGAAAACTATCCTGAATTTGTAGCCACAAAT ATATTCATCAACGTCCCGTTCTGGTATTATGCCTTCAACGCACTTCTATCTCCTTTCTTGACACAAAGGACTAAGAGCAAATTCGTGTTTGCGCGTGCAAACAGGGTCACAGAAACCCTTCTCAA GTACATTGCTGGGGAGGAAATCCCGGTCAATTATGGAGGGCTCAAGAGAGAGAACGATCCTGATTTTTCCACGGACGATGGTGTTTCTGATGTCACCGTCAAGGCAGGATCAACTGAAACCATCGAGATCCCTACACCAAAG gCCGGAAGCACTTTGGTGTGGGACCTGACTGTGATAGGTTGGGAGGTAAATTACAAAGAGGAATTTGTTCCAAGCAATGAAAGCTCTTATACCATCATTGTCAAGAAAGAGAGGAGGATAGGGTGGCAGGAAGGATCTGTTCGCAACTCTTTTAAAAGCAATGAACCTGGGAAGGTTGTGATCACCATTGAAAACGGACAATTTAGAAGGAAACGAGTCCTATATCGTTACAAAATTAAGGATGCTAGCCTTTGCTCTTCTTCCTGTTGA
- the LOC113688225 gene encoding tRNA (mnm(5)s(2)U34)-methyltransferase, chloroplastic-like, translating into MMMSGLAIHNIMMRICCHTATATITSSRRHLFSKSSSNIQSASGWGNLKRFPSLRPPPPTLLPHCFSSASSLSSITDASSAATTSTPATPALSEEDVMMGYVFGKKKATQVAHSLWKRVVQKGDVVIDATCGNGHDTLALVNLVADNTIHGGRVYAMDIQKVSLETTSLLLDQSLTPDQRKHVELLLMCHSKMEEVVPSDVAVRLVVFNLGYLPGGQKALITRSETTLLALEAAKRVLAPGGLISIVVYVGHPGGREEFEMVQAFASELPVQNWVCTKLQMLNRPSAPMIILLYRRW; encoded by the exons atgatgatgtCTGGCCTGGCCATTCACAATATTATGATGCGTATTTGCTGCCATACTGCGACTGCTACGATTACTAGTAGTCGTCGTCATTTATTCTCCAAAAGTAGTAGTAATATCCAGTCGGCGTCGGGGTGGGGCAATCTCAAACGCTTTCCGTCTCTGCGACCGCCACCGCCAACGCTACTGCCTCACTGCTTTTCTTCTGCTTCGTCCTTATCCTCCATCACAGATGCATCCTCAGCTGCAACCACCTCCACTCCCGCCACTCCTGCTCTTTCAG AGGAGGACGTCATGATGGGATATGTATTTGGGaagaagaaggccactcaagtTGCTCACTC CTTGTGGAAGCGTGTTGTCCAAAAAGGTGACGTGGTTATTGATGCTACTTGTGGCAACGGCCATGATACCTTGGCCCTTGTCAACTTGGTTGCTGATAACACCATACATGGAGGCCGTGTTTATGCTATGGACATTCAGAAAGTTTCTTTGGAGACTACTTCACTTTTACTGGATCAGTCTCTTACTCCAGATCAG AGAAAGCATGTTGAGCTGCTCCTGATGTGTCATAGCAAAATGGAGGAAGTTGTTCCCAGTGATGTTGCTGTAAG GTTAGTTGTGTTCAACTTAGGATACCTTCCAGGAGGACAAAAGGCGCTTATAACAAGGTCAGAAACAACTTTACTTGCGTTAGAGGCTGCCAAGAGAGTACTAGCACCTGGGGGCCTCATCAGCATAGTGGTTTATGTCGGCCATCCTGGCGGAAG GGAAGAGTTTGAGATGGTCCAGGCATTTGCTTCTGAATTACCAGTTCAGAATTGGGTCTGCACCAAGCTCCAAATGTTAAATAGGCCGTCGGCTCCCATGATCATTCTTCTATACAGGAGATGGTGA